From Deferrisoma camini S3R1, the proteins below share one genomic window:
- a CDS encoding acyl-CoA carboxylase subunit beta: MRPYFEKMPEFGQPLSERQLKTSEESVQEIRKVEAELAKEVERVRNAGIPQKKVNDRGQLTVWQRIEYLVDPGTWCPLHTLYNPKENQEGTTGVVDGLAKISGRWAVVIGFDNKVLAGAWIAGQSENILRVTDLAKRLNVPLVWLVNCSGVKLNEQHLVYPDRRGGGTTFFRHAELQKMGVPVLAAVYGTNPAGGGYQAISPTLIVAHKDANMAVGGGGIVSGMSPKGQFDEEGCEALIEATRKFKAVPPGRVEIHHDATGFFRYVADTEYAVLDIIKEHMREMPAYAPRFFRVAEPKPPKFSPDEIERIIPFNQKRTYSFDDVLARLVDGSEHLEFRPDYGPEIYCGLVKVDGFLCGVIGNRQGFLPPGYPEYADYPGIGGKLYRQGLIKMNEFVTLCGRDRIPLIWFQDTTGIDVGDIAEKAELLGLGQSLIYSIEQTDVPMMLVVLRKGTAAAHYVMGGPTANNHNAFTLGTPTTEIYVMHGETAAAATYARRLVKEKDAGKPIQPVIDKMNQLVQDYYDKSRPAYCAKMGFVDEVVRFADIRRYMTAFAGAAYQNPKSICAHHQMITPRIIKG; this comes from the coding sequence ATGAGGCCGTACTTCGAGAAGATGCCCGAGTTTGGTCAGCCGCTCTCCGAGCGTCAGCTCAAGACCTCGGAGGAGAGCGTCCAGGAGATCCGCAAGGTGGAGGCCGAGCTGGCCAAGGAGGTGGAGCGGGTCCGGAACGCCGGGATTCCCCAGAAAAAAGTGAACGACCGGGGTCAACTGACCGTGTGGCAGCGCATCGAGTACCTGGTGGACCCCGGCACCTGGTGCCCCCTGCACACCCTGTACAACCCCAAGGAGAACCAGGAGGGCACCACCGGCGTGGTGGACGGCCTGGCCAAGATCTCGGGCCGCTGGGCCGTGGTGATCGGGTTCGACAACAAGGTGCTCGCCGGCGCCTGGATCGCCGGCCAGTCCGAGAACATCCTCCGGGTCACCGACCTGGCCAAGCGGCTCAACGTGCCGCTGGTGTGGCTGGTGAACTGCAGCGGGGTGAAGCTCAACGAGCAGCACCTGGTGTACCCCGACCGCCGGGGCGGCGGCACCACCTTCTTCCGCCACGCCGAGCTCCAGAAGATGGGCGTGCCGGTGCTGGCGGCCGTGTACGGCACCAACCCGGCCGGCGGCGGGTACCAGGCGATCAGCCCCACCCTGATCGTGGCCCACAAGGACGCCAACATGGCCGTGGGCGGGGGCGGCATCGTGAGCGGCATGAGCCCCAAGGGCCAGTTCGACGAGGAGGGGTGTGAGGCCCTGATCGAGGCGACCCGCAAGTTCAAGGCCGTGCCCCCCGGCCGGGTCGAGATCCACCACGACGCCACCGGGTTCTTCCGGTACGTGGCCGACACCGAGTACGCCGTGCTCGACATCATCAAGGAGCACATGCGCGAGATGCCGGCCTACGCCCCCCGGTTCTTCCGGGTGGCCGAGCCCAAGCCGCCCAAATTCTCCCCCGACGAGATCGAGCGGATCATCCCGTTCAACCAGAAGCGCACCTACAGCTTCGACGACGTGCTCGCCCGGTTGGTGGACGGCAGCGAGCACCTGGAGTTCCGGCCCGACTACGGCCCCGAGATCTACTGCGGGCTGGTGAAGGTGGACGGGTTCCTGTGCGGGGTCATCGGCAACCGCCAGGGGTTCCTGCCGCCGGGCTACCCCGAGTACGCCGACTACCCGGGCATCGGCGGCAAGCTCTACCGCCAGGGCCTGATCAAGATGAACGAGTTCGTGACCCTGTGCGGCCGCGACCGCATCCCGCTGATCTGGTTCCAGGACACCACGGGCATCGACGTGGGCGACATCGCCGAGAAGGCCGAGCTGCTGGGCCTGGGGCAGTCGTTGATCTACTCCATCGAGCAGACCGACGTACCCATGATGCTGGTGGTGCTCCGGAAGGGCACGGCCGCGGCCCACTACGTGATGGGCGGCCCCACCGCCAACAACCACAACGCCTTCACCCTGGGCACCCCCACCACCGAGATCTACGTGATGCACGGCGAGACCGCTGCCGCGGCCACCTACGCCCGCCGCCTGGTCAAGGAGAAGGACGCGGGCAAGCCGATCCAGCCGGTCATCGACAAGATGAACCAGCTCGTCCAGGACTATTACGACAAGTCCCGGCCGGCCTACTGCGCCAAGATGGGGTTCGTGGACGAGGTGGTGCGGTTCGCGGACATCCGGCGGTACATGACGGCGTTCGCGGGAGCGGCCTATCAGAACCCCAAGTCCATCTGCGCCCATCACCAGATGATCACCCCGCGGATCATCAAGGGGTAG
- a CDS encoding response regulator, with amino-acid sequence MKVLVVDDDAVSRKLLAKILGDLGCEVDVASGGLEGLEKAMLDPPDLVVTDWVMPDMGGGELIRALRDSGFDRPIWFACPRDGEENLAEGLGAGAQAPVHKPFDRDEIAALLAGVGEGG; translated from the coding sequence GTGAAGGTGCTGGTGGTGGACGACGATGCCGTGTCCCGGAAGCTGCTGGCGAAGATCCTCGGAGACCTGGGCTGCGAGGTGGACGTGGCCTCCGGCGGGCTCGAAGGCCTGGAGAAGGCCATGCTGGACCCTCCGGACCTCGTCGTCACCGACTGGGTGATGCCGGATATGGGCGGAGGGGAGCTGATCCGGGCCCTGCGGGACTCCGGGTTCGACCGGCCGATCTGGTTCGCCTGCCCCCGGGACGGGGAGGAGAACCTCGCCGAGGGCCTGGGCGCCGGCGCCCAGGCCCCGGTGCACAAGCCGTTCGATCGGGACGAGATCGCCGCTTTGCTGGCCGGGGTGGGGGAGGGGGGGTAA
- a CDS encoding PilZ domain-containing protein encodes MPGAYPVQRRYPRKPLCGAALVRCDRVPVAEGFTRTRVVGLGGCGFESDEPLGVGRFVELVLRLERHTVRALGRIVYERPLEPGRYEVGVEFLRVPEEHRAAIRELFSEEAAETAIPAEPEN; translated from the coding sequence GTGCCCGGCGCATATCCCGTTCAACGGCGTTATCCCCGAAAGCCGCTTTGCGGCGCGGCGTTGGTGCGGTGCGACCGGGTGCCGGTGGCCGAAGGGTTCACCAGAACCCGGGTCGTGGGGCTGGGCGGGTGCGGGTTCGAGAGCGACGAGCCGCTGGGGGTGGGCCGGTTCGTGGAGCTGGTGCTCCGGCTCGAGCGCCACACCGTACGGGCCCTGGGCCGGATCGTGTACGAACGCCCCCTGGAGCCCGGCCGTTACGAGGTGGGGGTGGAGTTCCTGCGGGTCCCCGAGGAGCACCGGGCCGCGATCCGGGAGCTGTTCTCCGAGGAGGCCGCCGAGACGGCCATCCCGGCCGAGCCGGAGAACTGA
- a CDS encoding RNA-binding S4 domain-containing protein encodes MTDLPKLVISTPWIRLDQALKAADWVQSGGEAKVRIQAGEIRVNGRVETRRGRKLRPGDRVEGLGRAFEVTAEGLAS; translated from the coding sequence GTGACCGACCTTCCCAAGCTTGTGATCTCCACCCCCTGGATCCGGCTGGACCAGGCCCTGAAGGCGGCCGACTGGGTCCAGAGCGGCGGGGAGGCCAAGGTCCGGATCCAGGCCGGCGAGATCCGGGTGAACGGCCGGGTCGAGACCCGGCGGGGCCGCAAGCTCCGGCCGGGCGACCGGGTCGAGGGCCTGGGCCGGGCGTTTGAAGTGACGGCCGAGGGTTTGGCTTCGTGA
- a CDS encoding response regulator, with translation MSFVLVVDDVRVNRLMIAKGLAPIPIVEAEDAAQALELFFTKHPAVVLLDIGLPEVDGVTLLRIIRQHDRRTGGHTPVVVVSGAGTRQHVVETARVGVEGFFVKPLEPTELAQRVRELWPKSGGEGCGEQEEEKKEPTGDDGAEA, from the coding sequence ATGTCCTTCGTCCTGGTGGTGGACGACGTACGGGTGAACCGGCTGATGATCGCCAAGGGGCTGGCGCCGATCCCCATCGTGGAGGCCGAGGACGCGGCCCAGGCCCTGGAGCTGTTCTTCACGAAGCACCCTGCGGTGGTGCTCCTGGACATCGGGCTGCCCGAGGTGGACGGGGTCACCTTGCTGCGGATCATCCGACAGCACGACCGCCGGACCGGGGGCCACACCCCGGTGGTGGTGGTGAGCGGGGCGGGCACCCGGCAGCACGTGGTGGAGACGGCCCGGGTGGGCGTGGAGGGGTTCTTCGTGAAGCCCCTGGAGCCGACCGAGCTGGCCCAGCGGGTCCGGGAGCTGTGGCCCAAGTCCGGGGGGGAGGGCTGCGGGGAACAAGAAGAGGAGAAGAAAGAGCCCACGGGGGACGACGGCGCGGAAGCCTGA
- a CDS encoding enoyl-CoA hydratase/isomerase family protein, with amino-acid sequence MIRVEREQAVAVVVMDRPKVNALSPAFLEALDQGLAEAWDAPGTRAVVLASAQERAFSAGFDLKELDRLEPAEFAGFFGAFARLYRRVAWGPAPVVAAVAGHALAGGAILALACERRVFGTGDWGFGLTEVDLGLPLPGGVIELLREGCDAATAYEIAVLGRVLRPAEAFDRGLAHRLVPAGEVVEAALEEARDLARKPPRAAAELRAALRRPLAQRMERADRDAGERFLRWWTGDEAKARRRAVLERLGRGAKG; translated from the coding sequence ATGATCCGAGTCGAGCGAGAGCAGGCCGTGGCCGTGGTGGTGATGGACCGCCCCAAGGTCAACGCCCTGTCCCCGGCGTTCCTGGAGGCCTTGGACCAGGGCCTGGCCGAGGCCTGGGACGCCCCCGGCACCCGGGCCGTGGTGCTGGCGAGCGCCCAGGAGAGGGCGTTCTCGGCCGGGTTCGACCTGAAGGAGCTCGACCGGCTGGAGCCCGCCGAGTTCGCCGGGTTCTTCGGCGCGTTCGCCCGGCTGTACCGCCGCGTCGCCTGGGGCCCCGCCCCGGTGGTGGCGGCGGTGGCCGGCCACGCCTTGGCCGGCGGCGCGATCCTGGCCCTGGCCTGCGAGCGCCGGGTGTTCGGCACGGGGGACTGGGGCTTCGGCCTGACCGAGGTGGACCTGGGCCTGCCCCTGCCCGGCGGGGTGATCGAGCTGCTGCGCGAGGGGTGCGACGCAGCCACCGCCTACGAGATCGCGGTGCTGGGGCGGGTGCTTCGGCCGGCCGAGGCGTTCGACCGGGGCCTGGCCCACCGGCTGGTGCCCGCGGGCGAGGTCGTGGAGGCCGCTCTGGAGGAGGCCCGGGATCTGGCCCGAAAGCCGCCCCGGGCGGCGGCCGAGCTGCGGGCCGCGCTGCGCCGGCCCCTGGCCCAGCGCATGGAGCGGGCCGACCGGGACGCGGGCGAGCGGTTCCTGCGGTGGTGGACCGGCGACGAGGCCAAGGCCCGGCGCCGGGCCGTGCTCGAGCGGCTGGGCCGGGGGGCCAAGGGGTAG
- a CDS encoding Hpt domain-containing protein produces MGDGDVILAWEQALERVGGDREFLGELVGCFLVDLEGYLADLREAPDPESRRAAAHRIKGAARNLGALALAEACRRAEESGEEQAVAAVEREARRLVAHWKSPRSPAGPGNQAG; encoded by the coding sequence GTGGGCGACGGCGATGTGATCCTGGCTTGGGAGCAGGCGTTGGAGCGGGTGGGGGGCGACCGGGAGTTCCTGGGGGAGCTGGTGGGGTGCTTTCTAGTGGACCTGGAGGGATACCTGGCGGACCTGCGGGAGGCCCCGGACCCGGAGAGTCGGCGGGCGGCGGCCCACCGGATCAAGGGGGCGGCCCGGAACCTGGGGGCGTTGGCCCTGGCGGAGGCCTGCCGGCGGGCCGAGGAGTCGGGGGAGGAGCAGGCCGTGGCCGCGGTGGAGAGGGAGGCCCGACGTCTCGTGGCCCACTGGAAGTCCCCCCGATCCCCCGCGGGGCCGGGCAACCAGGCAGGGTAA
- a CDS encoding pyrimidine 5'-nucleotidase, giving the protein MSPPVWVFDLDNTLYPAASGLFQEVDRRIHRFMAERLGLAPDEIPGLRARYKRAYGVTLGGLMAHHGVDPREYLRYVHDVPLDGHLGPDPRLRGALEALQGPKVVFTNGSVEHTLRVLGRLGVGSLFEAVFDIAFMDYVPKPRPHGYRKLLEALAVPADRCVLVDDLEENLDTGRALGMVTVRVAPRGTPSTHLRVGHPRNLPALFDSAGPPFLPSCTETP; this is encoded by the coding sequence GTGAGCCCGCCGGTGTGGGTGTTCGATCTGGACAACACCCTGTACCCGGCCGCATCCGGCCTGTTCCAGGAGGTGGACCGGCGGATCCACCGGTTCATGGCCGAGCGCCTCGGCCTCGCGCCCGACGAGATCCCCGGCCTGCGGGCCCGGTACAAGCGGGCGTACGGGGTGACCCTGGGGGGCCTGATGGCCCACCACGGGGTGGACCCCCGGGAGTACCTGCGCTACGTGCACGACGTGCCCCTGGACGGGCACCTGGGGCCCGACCCGAGGCTGCGGGGCGCGTTGGAAGCCCTGCAAGGACCCAAGGTGGTTTTCACCAACGGCAGCGTGGAGCACACCCTGCGGGTGCTCGGCCGCCTCGGGGTCGGCTCGCTGTTCGAGGCCGTCTTCGACATCGCGTTCATGGACTACGTGCCCAAGCCCCGGCCCCACGGCTACCGGAAGCTGCTGGAGGCCCTGGCGGTGCCGGCCGACCGGTGCGTCCTGGTGGACGACCTGGAGGAGAACCTGGACACCGGCCGGGCGTTGGGTATGGTGACCGTGAGGGTGGCTCCCCGAGGGACCCCGTCGACACATCTCCGGGTGGGGCATCCTCGGAATCTTCCCGCCCTGTTTGACTCTGCCGGCCCCCCGTTCCTTCCTTCGTGCACGGAGACGCCATGA
- a CDS encoding 4Fe-4S binding protein, with the protein MSPYEALAARLATLAMGYPPRDVLLEILEENFTEEEARVAACLPTGVPPLTPVPAEEVAREAGMDPARVGEVLEGLAARNVIYRRVGGGGGPRYALHQVGFGFPQSFFWAGADTPHARRMAELVVKYFNRHVTREAYAAAATKPYRYVPVAASIHKDIQAVLPHHAMDAVIEGASRFAVAHCPCRVTARLRGRPCPHPEEVCLKFDALAEYLVDRGLGREISRDEARDLVRRAAEAGLVHFVDNAREGVQHNCNCCGCACWNVGSIRRRKIPRDVLMAVYFLRHTDADACTGCGACAEICPVDAVEMGSEGPEVDLDWCIGCGVCATVCPTEAIAVRLRDDRSGVPLRFAELHRRILAEKGAGA; encoded by the coding sequence ATGAGCCCTTACGAAGCCCTCGCAGCCCGGCTCGCCACCCTGGCCATGGGGTATCCCCCCCGGGACGTCCTGCTGGAGATCCTCGAGGAGAACTTCACCGAGGAGGAGGCCCGGGTGGCCGCGTGCCTGCCCACGGGGGTGCCGCCGTTGACCCCCGTGCCGGCCGAGGAGGTGGCCCGGGAGGCCGGCATGGACCCGGCCCGGGTGGGGGAGGTTCTCGAGGGGCTGGCCGCGCGGAACGTGATCTACCGGAGGGTGGGGGGTGGAGGGGGCCCGCGGTACGCGCTGCACCAGGTGGGGTTCGGGTTCCCCCAGTCGTTCTTCTGGGCCGGCGCCGACACCCCCCACGCCCGCCGCATGGCCGAGCTGGTGGTGAAGTACTTCAACCGCCACGTGACCCGCGAGGCCTACGCCGCGGCGGCCACCAAGCCCTACCGGTACGTGCCGGTGGCCGCCTCGATCCACAAGGACATCCAGGCCGTGCTGCCCCATCACGCCATGGACGCCGTGATCGAGGGGGCCAGCCGGTTCGCCGTGGCCCACTGCCCCTGCCGGGTCACGGCCCGGCTCCGGGGGCGGCCGTGCCCCCACCCGGAGGAGGTGTGCCTCAAGTTCGACGCCCTCGCCGAGTACCTGGTGGACCGGGGCCTGGGGCGGGAGATCTCCCGGGACGAGGCCCGGGATCTGGTGCGGCGGGCGGCCGAGGCCGGGCTCGTGCACTTCGTGGACAACGCCCGCGAGGGCGTCCAGCACAACTGCAACTGCTGCGGGTGCGCCTGCTGGAACGTGGGTAGCATCCGCCGCCGCAAGATCCCCCGGGACGTGCTGATGGCCGTGTACTTCCTGCGCCACACCGACGCCGACGCGTGCACCGGGTGCGGGGCCTGCGCCGAGATCTGCCCGGTGGACGCCGTGGAGATGGGCTCCGAGGGGCCGGAGGTGGACCTGGACTGGTGCATCGGGTGCGGGGTGTGCGCCACGGTCTGCCCCACCGAGGCGATCGCGGTTCGGCTGCGGGACGACCGGAGCGGGGTGCCCCTGCGGTTCGCCGAACTCCACCGCCGGATCCTGGCCGAGAAAGGAGCCGGGGCGTGA
- the ligA gene encoding NAD-dependent DNA ligase LigA: MVPDSLRRRAEDLRQLIHYHNYRYYVLDRPEIPDEEYDRLFRELVELEERYPELRSPDSPTQRVGAPPLEAFEPAPHAVPMLSLENAMDEAELREFDARVRRFLGTDEPVVYSCEPKFDGLAVELTYRDGVLVRGATRGDGTVGEDVTVNLRTVRTVPLGLLGTEVPRLVDVRGEVVMPVEAFHRLNREQEQAGLTPFANPRNAAAGSVRQLDSSITARRPLEFFAYGVGRLEGMEVKTHWELMERLHGWGFRVSEHRRRTRGIDGAVEYCRETEARRDEFPYEIDGCVIKVDDLELQERLGAKARAPRWAIAYKFAPRQAVTRVVDIEASVGRTGAVTPVAVLEPVSVGGVTVSRATLHNPDEVARKDIRIGDWVVIQRAGDVIPEVVRALPERRTGDERPFVMPERCPVCGARIERPEGEAIPRCTGLSCPAQLKARIRHFASRRAMDIDGLGTKLVDQLVEKGLVRDVADLFRLSEADLVPLERMAEKSARNLVEAIDRARTRDLARFVYALGIRHVGEATARALAERFGSLEALMDASEEDLLAVPDVGPEVASSVRAFFAEPANRESIRRMLEAGVRPAPPTRPEAAEAPLAGKTFVFTGALESMTRDEAKARVEALGGKVTSSVSRRTDYVVVGADPGSKAEKARTLGVPILTEPEFLELLKTASG; encoded by the coding sequence ATGGTGCCGGATTCGTTGCGCCGCCGCGCCGAGGACCTTCGGCAACTCATCCACTACCACAACTACCGCTACTACGTGCTCGACCGGCCCGAGATCCCGGACGAGGAGTACGACCGGCTGTTCCGGGAGCTGGTGGAGCTGGAGGAGCGGTACCCCGAGCTGCGCTCCCCCGACTCCCCCACCCAGCGGGTGGGGGCCCCGCCCCTGGAGGCGTTCGAGCCCGCGCCCCACGCCGTGCCCATGCTCAGCCTCGAGAACGCCATGGACGAGGCCGAGCTGCGGGAGTTCGACGCCCGGGTGCGCCGGTTCCTGGGCACGGACGAGCCCGTCGTGTACTCGTGCGAGCCCAAGTTCGACGGCCTGGCCGTGGAGCTGACCTACCGGGACGGGGTGCTGGTGCGGGGGGCCACCCGGGGCGACGGAACGGTGGGCGAGGACGTCACGGTCAACCTGCGCACCGTGCGCACCGTGCCGCTGGGGCTCTTGGGGACCGAGGTGCCCCGGCTCGTGGACGTGCGAGGCGAGGTGGTGATGCCGGTGGAGGCGTTCCACCGACTGAACCGGGAGCAGGAGCAGGCCGGGCTCACCCCGTTCGCCAATCCAAGGAACGCGGCCGCGGGCTCGGTGCGGCAGCTGGACAGCTCGATCACGGCCCGCCGGCCGCTGGAGTTTTTCGCGTACGGGGTCGGCCGGCTCGAGGGCATGGAGGTGAAGACCCACTGGGAACTGATGGAGCGGCTGCATGGCTGGGGGTTCCGGGTGTCCGAGCACCGGCGGCGCACCCGGGGGATCGACGGAGCCGTGGAGTACTGCCGCGAGACCGAGGCCCGCCGCGACGAGTTCCCCTACGAGATCGACGGCTGCGTGATCAAGGTGGACGATCTGGAGCTCCAGGAGCGGCTGGGGGCCAAGGCCCGGGCCCCCCGGTGGGCCATCGCGTACAAGTTCGCCCCCCGCCAGGCCGTGACCCGGGTGGTGGACATCGAGGCCAGCGTGGGGCGCACCGGCGCGGTGACCCCGGTGGCGGTGCTGGAGCCGGTGTCCGTGGGCGGGGTGACCGTGAGCCGTGCCACGCTCCACAACCCGGACGAGGTGGCCCGCAAGGACATCCGGATCGGCGACTGGGTGGTGATCCAGCGGGCCGGCGACGTGATCCCCGAGGTGGTGCGGGCCCTGCCGGAGCGCCGCACCGGCGACGAGAGGCCGTTCGTGATGCCCGAGCGCTGCCCGGTGTGCGGGGCCCGGATCGAGCGGCCCGAGGGAGAGGCCATCCCCCGGTGCACCGGGCTCAGCTGCCCGGCCCAGCTCAAGGCCCGGATCCGCCACTTCGCGTCGCGCCGGGCCATGGACATCGACGGGCTGGGCACGAAGCTGGTGGACCAGCTGGTGGAGAAGGGCTTGGTGAGGGACGTGGCCGACCTGTTCCGCCTGTCCGAGGCGGACCTGGTTCCCCTGGAGCGCATGGCCGAGAAGAGTGCCCGCAACCTGGTGGAGGCCATCGACCGGGCCCGGACACGGGACCTGGCCCGGTTCGTGTACGCCCTGGGCATCCGGCACGTGGGCGAGGCCACGGCCCGGGCCCTGGCCGAGCGGTTCGGGAGCCTCGAGGCGCTCATGGACGCGTCGGAGGAGGATCTGCTGGCGGTGCCCGACGTGGGGCCCGAGGTGGCTTCGAGCGTGCGCGCGTTCTTCGCGGAGCCCGCGAACCGGGAGTCGATCCGAAGGATGCTGGAGGCCGGAGTCCGGCCGGCGCCGCCGACCCGGCCCGAAGCCGCGGAGGCCCCCCTGGCCGGCAAGACCTTCGTGTTCACCGGCGCCCTGGAGTCCATGACCCGCGACGAGGCCAAAGCCCGGGTGGAGGCCCTGGGCGGCAAGGTCACCTCGTCGGTGTCGCGCAGGACCGACTACGTGGTGGTGGGCGCGGACCCAGGGTCCAAGGCGGAGAAGGCCCGCACCCTCGGGGTGCCCATCCTGACCGAGCCGGAGTTCCTGGAGCTGCTCAAAACCGCTTCGGGATGA
- a CDS encoding YihY/virulence factor BrkB family protein translates to MADRPERGGRRSLTDRIEGFLWDSVGSGRWAGVARTVLITGWKFRADRGFLRASALTYSTLLSLVPLLALAFSVLKGLGVQKRLEPLILKHLAAGNPEVAARLIEYVERTNFASLGAVGLVALVLTAVAVIGNVELSLNDIWQVRRGRSPVRKVADYLSMLVVGPILLLASISLTTSLQSPAVIERLRLLGPLLRLMVRLLPFVAVWVAFTALYVILPNRRVPLRSALLGGVVAGSLWQFAEWGYIEFQIGVTRYNAIYGAMAQLPLLFVWLYLSWCIVLWGAELAFVHHLPGRGRYLKSRHELWVPRLEAALAFLIPVAARHLAGEPGPTEGEAVAATGFDPPDAARVLARLQADGWIVQTQDDPPRLVPGRCPEHTPAGELVTGVLRLEGGAVRESLEARFAGRTWADLAAEGRG, encoded by the coding sequence ATGGCCGATCGGCCGGAGAGAGGCGGGCGCCGGAGCCTGACCGACCGGATCGAGGGGTTCCTGTGGGACTCGGTGGGCTCGGGCCGCTGGGCCGGGGTGGCGCGCACGGTGCTGATCACCGGCTGGAAGTTTCGGGCCGACCGGGGGTTCCTGCGGGCCTCGGCCCTCACGTACTCCACCCTGCTCAGCCTGGTTCCCCTGCTGGCCCTGGCGTTCTCGGTGCTCAAGGGGCTGGGCGTGCAGAAGCGGCTGGAGCCCCTGATCCTCAAGCACCTGGCCGCCGGCAACCCCGAGGTGGCCGCCCGGCTCATCGAGTACGTGGAGCGCACCAACTTCGCGTCGCTGGGCGCGGTGGGGCTGGTGGCGCTGGTGCTCACCGCGGTGGCCGTGATTGGGAACGTGGAGCTGAGCCTGAACGACATCTGGCAGGTGCGCCGGGGACGGTCGCCGGTGCGCAAGGTGGCCGACTACCTGTCCATGCTGGTGGTGGGCCCGATCCTACTGCTGGCCTCGATCAGCCTGACCACCAGCCTGCAGAGCCCGGCGGTGATCGAGCGGCTGCGGCTGCTGGGTCCCCTGCTGCGGCTGATGGTGCGGCTGCTGCCGTTCGTGGCGGTGTGGGTCGCGTTCACGGCCCTGTACGTGATCCTTCCCAACCGGAGGGTGCCCCTGCGCTCGGCCCTGCTGGGGGGCGTGGTGGCCGGGTCCCTGTGGCAGTTCGCGGAGTGGGGGTACATCGAGTTCCAGATCGGGGTCACCCGGTACAACGCCATCTACGGGGCCATGGCCCAGCTGCCGCTCCTGTTCGTGTGGCTGTACCTGAGCTGGTGCATCGTGCTTTGGGGGGCGGAACTCGCGTTCGTCCACCACCTGCCCGGCCGGGGGCGCTACCTCAAGAGCCGCCACGAGCTGTGGGTGCCGCGGCTCGAGGCGGCCCTGGCGTTCCTGATCCCGGTGGCCGCGCGCCACCTGGCTGGGGAGCCCGGCCCCACCGAGGGCGAGGCCGTGGCCGCCACTGGGTTCGACCCGCCGGATGCCGCCCGGGTGTTGGCCCGGCTCCAGGCGGACGGCTGGATCGTGCAGACCCAGGACGACCCGCCCCGGCTGGTGCCCGGCCGGTGCCCCGAGCACACCCCGGCCGGGGAGCTGGTCACCGGGGTCCTGCGGCTAGAGGGCGGGGCCGTGCGGGAGTCCTTGGAGGCCCGGTTCGCGGGCCGGACCTGGGCCGATCTGGCGGCGGAGGGTCGCGGGTGA
- a CDS encoding TRAP transporter substrate-binding protein, whose product MERRSFLKKAGVAAAAAGAVTFGKAPAVLAAKKYKWKMVTTWPPHFPVLGEGADLLAKWIEEMSDGRLKIHVYGGGELVPPLQTFDAVSQGTVEMGHGAAYYWAGKMPASQFFAAVPFGFNAQQMNAWLYGGGAWDLWKELYAPFNVVPFPAGNTGVQMGGWFNKEIKSLDDYKGLKMRIPGLGGKVVAKAGGNAVLVAGGEIYTNLDRGVIDATEWVGPYHDLKMGFYKAAKYYYYPGWHEPGTVLEVLVNKRAWEKLPKDLQAIVETACWRSNIWMLSEFDAKNNDSLKELVEKHGVQLRRFPDDVLRGLHKLANEVVEELAASDPMSKKVYEHYKAFRKKIEAWTDISERSYLEALRL is encoded by the coding sequence ATGGAACGCCGAAGTTTTCTGAAGAAGGCTGGTGTCGCGGCCGCCGCTGCCGGGGCGGTCACCTTCGGGAAGGCTCCCGCCGTCCTGGCCGCCAAGAAGTACAAGTGGAAGATGGTGACCACGTGGCCGCCCCACTTCCCGGTGCTGGGCGAGGGGGCCGACCTGCTGGCCAAGTGGATTGAGGAGATGAGCGACGGCCGCCTCAAGATCCACGTGTACGGCGGCGGCGAGCTGGTGCCCCCCCTGCAGACCTTCGACGCGGTGAGCCAGGGCACGGTGGAGATGGGCCACGGCGCCGCCTACTACTGGGCGGGCAAGATGCCGGCGTCCCAGTTCTTCGCGGCGGTTCCGTTCGGGTTCAACGCCCAGCAGATGAACGCGTGGCTGTACGGCGGCGGGGCTTGGGACCTGTGGAAGGAGCTCTACGCCCCGTTCAACGTGGTGCCGTTCCCGGCCGGGAACACCGGCGTGCAGATGGGCGGATGGTTCAACAAGGAGATCAAGTCCCTGGACGACTACAAGGGGCTGAAGATGCGGATCCCGGGCCTGGGCGGCAAGGTGGTGGCCAAGGCCGGCGGGAACGCGGTGCTGGTGGCCGGGGGCGAGATCTACACCAACCTGGACCGGGGCGTGATCGACGCCACCGAGTGGGTGGGGCCGTACCACGACCTGAAGATGGGCTTCTACAAGGCGGCCAAGTACTACTACTACCCGGGCTGGCACGAGCCGGGCACCGTGCTCGAGGTCCTGGTGAACAAGAGGGCCTGGGAGAAGCTGCCCAAGGACCTGCAGGCCATCGTGGAGACCGCCTGCTGGCGTTCGAACATCTGGATGCTCTCCGAGTTCGACGCCAAGAACAACGACTCCCTCAAGGAGCTGGTGGAGAAGCACGGGGTGCAGCTGCGGCGGTTCCCGGACGACGTGCTCCGGGGCCTGCACAAGCTGGCGAACGAGGTGGTGGAGGAGCTGGCCGCCTCGGACCCGATGAGCAAGAAGGTCTACGAGCACTACAAGGCGTTCCGCAAGAAGATCGAGGCCTGGACCGACATCTCCGAGCGGTCCTACCTGGAGGCCCTGCGCCTGTAG